In Deltaproteobacteria bacterium, the genomic stretch ATATCCATTAGGTGCCATGGCCATCGTTCCCGAGTGATGATCTGCAAAATCTATGATTTCAGAATCATTTAAAATCTTTTCAGTCATCAGCTTTGAATGCCAGTAAGAAGCCCAACCTTCATTCATGGTTTTAGTCATACCTTGAGGTGAAAAATAATAAGCTTCATCGCGGATAATACTTAAAACGTCTTGTTGCCAATCTTCCAAAGGTGCATAGTGAATTAAAAAATTTAGTATGTCTTTTTCAGGTTGTTGAGGGAATTTGGATCTTTTTGCTGCCAACATGTCTTGATGCTTTTTTCTTTGCTCCTGAATAAATTCAGGAGGATTAATGTAATCCCTCATGTAAGGTCGATGAACTTTAAGAAGTCCTCTATCTGACTCATCTCTTGTGGTATCCTCAACGGGCTTGGTCACCACCGACGATTTCTCATAATAAGGTAAATACCGATCAATTAAGTTTTCAAGACTGAGACAAGTATCTATAAATTCCTCGACGACATCGTAACCTACGCGGTCCATATACCTGCGAATGCGCGTGGCGTGATTTGCCATCTGATCCATCATTTTTCTATTTGTTTTACCAAACCAAACATTGTTTTTGAAAAAATCACAATGACCGTAAACATGAGCCATCACAAGTTTTTGGTCCATCAACAGATTGCCTTCCATGAGATAGGCGTAGCAAGGATCTGTGTTAATCACCATTTCGTAAATCTTAGAAAGTCCGTACTCATAACTCTTTGAAAGATGCTCATACTCCATACCAAATTTCCAATGTGGATAACGAACAGGAAAACCCCCATAGGCTGCAAATTGATTAATCTGATCATAGGTGATAATTTCAAAAACAGTTTCAAAAAAATCTAAACCTACATCTTTTGCTACCTTGCAGATTTTGACTCTTTCTTTTTCTAATTCTGGAGTTAAATTGGACATTTTTTATTTTCCCTTACCTAAGAAGTCTTTTATAGAATCTAAGATTTTATCTCGATTTTCTATCTGACTTAATATCACTTGTTCATTTCCAGAAAATTCTTTTTGTAAATCTTTTAAAAATTGCCCACTTCCGTATTTACTTTCTACCTGTCCATAACAAAACATATTTGTATTAGGGATAAAAAACTCTTTCATTAACTTTATGCATAAGCGCGTGTCTTCCCCGCTCCAGTTATCTCCATCACTGAAATGAAAAGGATAAATATTCCATTCATTAATGGGATAATCTGTTTCAATTATTTGTTGGCAAAGTTTGTAGGCGGAACTAATTAGCGTTCCGCCAGATTCGCTGGTTCTAAAGAACGTATTTTCATCTACTTCTTTTGCAGCCGCATCATGAATGATGAACCTAGTTTCCAAACCTTTATAATGTTTTTTCAACCAGGTGTTAATCCAAAAGCTTTCTAGCCTAACAATTTCTTTTTGTTCATCCCCCATCGAGCCCGAAACGTCCATCATGTATATAACGACCGCTTTTGTCTGTGGTTGAACTATTTTTTTAAATGTCCGGTAGCGATAGTCTCTTCGGATAGGAATAATTCTTGGATCTTCCGGATTGTATATTCCTGAAGAAATCAGTCTTCTCAAGGCATGTTTATAGGTAGATTTGAATTGTCTCAATCCCTCCGGTCCCACAGGTGCTAGGCCAGAATACTTAGTTTTGATGCTTTCAATATTTTTATTTCCCTTTGGAACGATTCTTGGGAGCTGTAGTTTTTCTCCTAAAATCTCTGCCAACTCGTCAATGGACAATTCCACTTCCAAAAGATGCTCTCCGGATTCATTGCCAGCTTGCCCTTGGCCACTTCCTGGATCCCCAACATCTTCACCTGGTTGCCCCTGGCCTTGACCAACTCCGCCCTGCTGTTTGGGGCCGTAACGAAAGTTTGGAATATCAATTTGAGGAAGGGGAATTTTAATGAACTCATCTTCCCTCTTCCCAATCATTTCCCCCTGAGACACGTACTTACGAAAGTTTTCTTTCACTTTTCCTTTTACTATGTCTCTGAAACGGGAATGATCTTCTTTAATTGGCATATTTTCCTACTTGTTCTTTACGTCTCCACGAGCAAAGATGCTAGCTACATAGTGTAACACATCTGTCGCCGAAATTTCATCGTAACCAAAATCTTTTATTAATCGTGATTTAACAATTTCAATTTTTTCTTGAGTGTCCTTATCCACAACTGAGCTCACAATGCTTGTGAGTTTGATGCTGTCTTTTTGATCTTCGAACAGTTTTAACTCCAAAGCCTTATGAAGTCGTTCATTCATTTTATAATTGAATTTTTTGCCTTCAAGAGACAAAGCTCCAATATAATTCATGATCTCTCTTCTAAAATCATCCTTCCTAGATTCTGGAATTTCGATTTTTTCCTCGATAGATCTCATTAACCTTTCATCTGGCTCCTCATCCACTCCCGTAAAATGATTTCGAACTTTTTCTTTTTGTGTGTAGGCTTTTACGTTGTCGATATAGTTTCCGCACAATCGTGATAAAGCACTTTCATCAGCACTGATTGCTCTTTGCACTTCGCTTTTAATGATCTCTTCATACTCCTGCTTCACAACTCCGATTAATTCTCGATAGTCTGATTTTAATTCCTCATTTGAAATTAAAGAATGATTTCTTAGTCCACCTTCAAGCTCTAATAAAACCATAAATGGATTCACCGAGCCTTTGTTATTCTGTTGAGAATTGACAATAGCGTTAGATAATTTGTCCTGAATATAACGAGGTGAAATCCCCTCTAAACCTTCTCGAACTGTTTCTTTTCTGAGTTCCTTGACATTATCTTCAGTGTAACTTGGCAAGGTTTTGCCATTATATAATTTTAGTTTTTGCAATCTGGTCAGATTCGCCTTTTTAGGTTTTTCAAGCCTGGTCAGAATGGCCCACATCGCCGCCATCTCGATAGTATGTGGAGCAATTGAAATCCCTCGCAGTTTCTGAGAATTAAAATCTTTTTTATAAATATTAATTTCTTCTTTCCAACGAGTGATATAAGGAATATCAATTTTGACTGTTCTGTCTCTTAAGGCTTCCATAAACTCATTATCCTGAAGTCTTCGATATTCAGGCTCATTGGTATGTCCAATAATCACTTCATCAATAAATGTCTGTGCAAATTTCTTTGGTTTTACTCGGTGTTCTTGTGAAGCACCCAAAAGATCGTACAAAAACGCTACATCCAGTTTCAAAACCTCAACAAACTCGATCATCCCACGGTTAGCTACATTAAACTCTCCATCAAAATTGAAGGCTCTTGGATCTGAATCAGAACCATACTCAGCAATTTTTCGATAATTGATATCTCCAGTTAACTCTGTTGAATCTTGATTTTTTTCATCTTTGGGTTGAAAGGTTCCAATCCCAACACGATCAGCTTCTGAAAGAAATAATCTCTTCACTCTGACATGGGACAAAACTTTCATCGTATCCCCATTGTATTTATCCATTAAGTTTTTGAAGATATACCTAGAAGGCGGAGACAACTCCCCCTCGATTTTTACTCTAAATTCTCCCATTTGTCCGCGATTAATCTCTTCTGCTATTTGAGTGCGAATCTCTTCAGGAATCAGCAACAAGGGATCTTCATGCATAGGGCTCGGAAAGCTTCTTATATTTTTACCAAATAAACCATCCAATTCCTCTTTCTCATCGACCCATTCAAACGTGTAGAGAGCTCCCTCGTCCGACTTAGAGTAGGCTTCCAAGCCTTTTTTGAGCATCCGACAAATTGTAGATTTAGCACTTCCCACGGGACCATGAAGCAAGATAACCCTTTTTTCAGTACCGTAACCCAGCGCCGCTGCTTTTAATACATTTACGAGTTTCATCAATGCAATATCTAACCCGAATACGGCATCTTTCCCATTGTTACCAGCATCATCAAAGAATTTATAACGAACAACTTCCTTCTTAAAATCAATGTATTTTTCAGTACCTGAATCTACAATCATATCGTACATTCTTTGAAAAGCATTTCTAGTAATCCGCGGATTCGTTTTGACTAATTGTAAATACTGATCAAAGGTTCCTGACCAATGAAGTTTAGCTACATTTGAACTATTTTGCCAATTTTGAACTATGGTTTTAAAATTATCGGTTCCTGCCATAAACTCTCCTTGTGTCAAAGAACGACAAAAGCCTTCATGGACTCGAGTGGTTCTTCTTCTTAGAGTATTGCAAATTTAAGTCTGGTTAGAAAATGAATATTATTATTTTTTGATTTATTTAATTTTGCTATTCCTTAGTCGAGGTCACAGTCGAGTTTTTTCTAGGGCTCCACTCGATAACATGCTGCTCTAAATATTAATTGTTTTATATCCGCTAGGGATTTCTATATTAAATGTCTCTGGTTTTATCTCTAAAGGTTTAGGTTGCTTAAAAAACCAGTCCACTTCCATCTCTGGACTTGAAATCTTAACTAACTTTGCACCTTGATTTCGATTTTTCCATTCAATTTTTGATAAGGTCATCGCATTTTCACAAAGACTTACTATTTTATTTAAATCGAAATAACATTTCCAATAAGGGCCTTTTACCGTATCATCAAAAGCTATAGCATAAAGGGCCTCTGGAGGAATCGGCAAATTGAAAGACTTCTCTAATGTTTGCTCATTCATTTTTCCTTGAATGACTTTCTTTTGTGTGTACAAAATGGCCACAAATTGTTCTTGTGTCATGCCCAATGATCCAACTTGAATTCCTAGGGCTGCTTGAATTTCTAATCTTAGTTTGTAATTTTTTATGGCTAAAAAATCGATGCTCACATTATTATTTTTATTTCTTTTGAGATCACGAATTTGAGCTTTCGTTTCCCAAATAAATTTTTGCAGTTTAGATGTATCTATTTTGTCTTTTGATTCAATTGTTTTTTTGGGCGTTGTTTGGCATCCAAATAAAAAAAACAACCCAAGAATAAAATATATAAAATTCTTTGTATGATTCACATTGCGAACACAAATTTTATTTTTAACACAATTCACAATACAATGATACGCCAGCTTCGTTGGTTTCATATTTCTTGATGTTAAGGGTATTTAAATTTAGAAACAACTCTTAATATGCTTTTCAAACGAACCCTATGTGCCCGTGCAAGAATAACTTTTCTGCTTTAGCGCTAGCCCTAGCTATTTACTTGCAGGAATTCGATTGGGATAATTCTGTTTTTCAATTGCAATTATTTTTTGAGAGAGTTCCTCTATTTTTTTGTCATCATTTTCAAGAGACTTTGCCTTTTCATACATTCTTTTCGCTTTTTCAACCATCGAAAGTTCACGGTAAACATCCCCCAAGTGCTCAGCGATGATTGACACTCCTGGTTGGAATCGATTGGCTGCTTCAAGTAATTTCATAGATTCTTTTTTGTTTCCTTTTTTAAACAAAACCCATCCCAGAGTATCCAGAATGTAACCGTCCTGTGGATCCAGTTCGACGGCTCTTCTTGATAATTTTTCAGCTTCATCTAAATTGACATTCAGCTCTACCCAAGTGAATGCCAGGTAATTTAACCCTTGTGTGTGATTGGGATCTAACTCAACCACTTTTTTCATAACCTCAATAACCTTATCTTTTTTGCCAATACGATCATACACTGTTCCATAATAAAAATAAATTTGAGCATTGTCTGGAAATTTCTTTATCCCACTTTCTAGTATTTCAATCGCTTTTACATAATCCTTTTTTTCATCAAGAAGAGATCCATACATCGCATAAATTTGAGGCAAATCTTTTTTCTTATTATAACCATCTTCTAATAAAGCTATGGCCTCATTCAATTTCCCTATATTTTTCAAGAGATATCCTGCATGGACTATGGACTCTCCATAAAAAGAACTGGATGCTGGAATCGCCCGATAATGCTCTATGGCCTTTGCATCTGATTTTACTTCTTCATAAACAGCAGCCAAGTAAAATCGAATTTTATCAGACTCTGGTGCCACTCTTAATATTTCTTCCAATTTTGAAATGGCTTTATCAAACATCTTTTTCTCAATGAGTATTAATGCCATTTTAACCTTAATACTCAAAGGATCTTCTGATTGCGTTTCCATAATTTCTAGCTGTTCAAAGGCTTCATCGTATTTTTGTTTTTCAATGTAAATTTGCGATAGAATTTCAGCAATTTTAGAACTAGGGCCTTTATTTTTTTGAAAATCTTGAAATAACTTAATTGCTTTGTTTTCATCTTTGCTTGCTCGGTAAAGACTTCCCAAGGAAATTGTTGAATCCACAAACTCAGGTTTGATGCTGATAGATTTTTTGTAGAAGTTTTCAGCTTGCTTTAATAACTTTGGTTCATTTTGTTCTTCTCTGATTCTTCCCATATAATAATAGATTAAATGTTTATTCCCGTAATTTAAGTCCTGTAGAACCTTCTGAAATAAATCTATAGCCTTATCATATTCTTTTGTTTCTGAATAGACAGCTGCAAGATAAATCATTACATCCGCTTGAGCCGGTTGGCTTTTTAAAGCCATTTCATAATTTTCAATTGCTTTGGGATAAGCTTTGATCGTCGTGTAGAGCCCACCTAAAAAAATTCGCGCTTCTTTATTTTGTTCATTTTTTTCTAGAATTTCTTTGATGACTTCTATGGATTGATTTACTTGTCCTAATTTTAAATATTCTTTTGCTAACCTAATTCTTACAGATTCAGAGTTAGGATCATATACTAATACAGCTTTAAACGCTTCAATCGCTTTCATCGTATCGCCGTCCAAAGAATATGCTTCTGCCAAAGAATAATTATAATCTGCCTGGGTCCGAACATAGAGTGAATCCATTTTTTGTGATTCATTTAAAGCTGCGGCTGGTAAAAACATAGCCGAAGCCCTATTTTTATTATCAATTGAAGATTCTAAATAGTACTGTCCCTCTGAAAAGGTCTCACTCTTAGAGGTAGAGGCTGCTTTTTTAACTGAAGAGCAATTACTTAAAACAAAAGTTAAAAATAAGACTAATATGCTTAGAAGGCTTCTCACCATTGATTCTCCCTGACAGAAAATTCTTCGGTGAATCTCGGAATTCACTTAAACAAAAGCTTAAAATTTAGTCTTAGGTCGATGGATTTAATGGAATAACCAAGTCAACGCTCACTTCATCGGAGTCGTTTTTTGAATTGGAAGTATCTTGTTTATTGGTCAGTATGACGCGAACTGAATTTGGTCCCACTTCCTGAATTTTATACTTGAATGGTCTTCCCTCGGCATCGGCGCCTATGAAACCTTCATTTTTAAATTCGAATTTTTCAGAATTTGCCGAGGCCGGGCCACGTTTAGACTGTGAACTTTGCTCTAACTTTTGATCTCGATAAATCTGCGCAAGTTGATAGCCTAAAATTTCAGCTTTTCCCTTTGATTCCTGAGCTGATTTTTTATTTAAATGTTGATTTATGGGGTAGGAATAAAAAAATATTCCCATACTTAGAAGGATAAGGATAGAAATGACATCAAAACTTTTAAATAATTGATTTTCCTTAACATTTTTATTCATTACTATCTCCAAAATCGACTTATGTCTACGGATCGGATTTTTGTCCATAATACTTTAGGCCGATTAAGAAAATTTTTTATAATTTGTTGATTTTTAACCAACCACAAATGTGGATAAGTCTTAGCAATATGTTCATTCCCGCGCTGCGTTTACGACTTTTTTTGGATCAGCACTTGACAGTCTGTTGCGTCACAGCTAGTTTGCCGCTATACAGCTTACCCCCAACAAATGCTATAAAATGGGGCGAATTT encodes the following:
- a CDS encoding SpoVR family protein, which encodes MSNLTPELEKERVKICKVAKDVGLDFFETVFEIITYDQINQFAAYGGFPVRYPHWKFGMEYEHLSKSYEYGLSKIYEMVINTDPCYAYLMEGNLLMDQKLVMAHVYGHCDFFKNNVWFGKTNRKMMDQMANHATRIRRYMDRVGYDVVEEFIDTCLSLENLIDRYLPYYEKSSVVTKPVEDTTRDESDRGLLKVHRPYMRDYINPPEFIQEQRKKHQDMLAAKRSKFPQQPEKDILNFLIHYAPLEDWQQDVLSIIRDEAYYFSPQGMTKTMNEGWASYWHSKLMTEKILNDSEIIDFADHHSGTMAMAPNGYNPYKVGIELFRDIEYRWNKGQFGREWEECDDIRERKNWDKKTGIGKEKIFEVRKFYNDVTFVDEFLTEDFCIRNKLFVYKFNKRTNKFEVDTRDFRAIKAKLLFHMTNFGQPIIRIEDANFENRGELLLTHLHEGIDLQPDFMNETLKNVQKIWNRPVNLITSMENDGYLYRYDGKELQNHKLTQLPQKKEKE
- a CDS encoding DUF444 family protein, yielding MPIKEDHSRFRDIVKGKVKENFRKYVSQGEMIGKREDEFIKIPLPQIDIPNFRYGPKQQGGVGQGQGQPGEDVGDPGSGQGQAGNESGEHLLEVELSIDELAEILGEKLQLPRIVPKGNKNIESIKTKYSGLAPVGPEGLRQFKSTYKHALRRLISSGIYNPEDPRIIPIRRDYRYRTFKKIVQPQTKAVVIYMMDVSGSMGDEQKEIVRLESFWINTWLKKHYKGLETRFIIHDAAAKEVDENTFFRTSESGGTLISSAYKLCQQIIETDYPINEWNIYPFHFSDGDNWSGEDTRLCIKLMKEFFIPNTNMFCYGQVESKYGSGQFLKDLQKEFSGNEQVILSQIENRDKILDSIKDFLGKGK
- a CDS encoding serine protein kinase; protein product: MAGTDNFKTIVQNWQNSSNVAKLHWSGTFDQYLQLVKTNPRITRNAFQRMYDMIVDSGTEKYIDFKKEVVRYKFFDDAGNNGKDAVFGLDIALMKLVNVLKAAALGYGTEKRVILLHGPVGSAKSTICRMLKKGLEAYSKSDEGALYTFEWVDEKEELDGLFGKNIRSFPSPMHEDPLLLIPEEIRTQIAEEINRGQMGEFRVKIEGELSPPSRYIFKNLMDKYNGDTMKVLSHVRVKRLFLSEADRVGIGTFQPKDEKNQDSTELTGDINYRKIAEYGSDSDPRAFNFDGEFNVANRGMIEFVEVLKLDVAFLYDLLGASQEHRVKPKKFAQTFIDEVIIGHTNEPEYRRLQDNEFMEALRDRTVKIDIPYITRWKEEINIYKKDFNSQKLRGISIAPHTIEMAAMWAILTRLEKPKKANLTRLQKLKLYNGKTLPSYTEDNVKELRKETVREGLEGISPRYIQDKLSNAIVNSQQNNKGSVNPFMVLLELEGGLRNHSLISNEELKSDYRELIGVVKQEYEEIIKSEVQRAISADESALSRLCGNYIDNVKAYTQKEKVRNHFTGVDEEPDERLMRSIEEKIEIPESRKDDFRREIMNYIGALSLEGKKFNYKMNERLHKALELKLFEDQKDSIKLTSIVSSVVDKDTQEKIEIVKSRLIKDFGYDEISATDVLHYVASIFARGDVKNK
- a CDS encoding tetratricopeptide repeat protein; amino-acid sequence: MFLPAAALNESQKMDSLYVRTQADYNYSLAEAYSLDGDTMKAIEAFKAVLVYDPNSESVRIRLAKEYLKLGQVNQSIEVIKEILEKNEQNKEARIFLGGLYTTIKAYPKAIENYEMALKSQPAQADVMIYLAAVYSETKEYDKAIDLFQKVLQDLNYGNKHLIYYYMGRIREEQNEPKLLKQAENFYKKSISIKPEFVDSTISLGSLYRASKDENKAIKLFQDFQKNKGPSSKIAEILSQIYIEKQKYDEAFEQLEIMETQSEDPLSIKVKMALILIEKKMFDKAISKLEEILRVAPESDKIRFYLAAVYEEVKSDAKAIEHYRAIPASSSFYGESIVHAGYLLKNIGKLNEAIALLEDGYNKKKDLPQIYAMYGSLLDEKKDYVKAIEILESGIKKFPDNAQIYFYYGTVYDRIGKKDKVIEVMKKVVELDPNHTQGLNYLAFTWVELNVNLDEAEKLSRRAVELDPQDGYILDTLGWVLFKKGNKKESMKLLEAANRFQPGVSIIAEHLGDVYRELSMVEKAKRMYEKAKSLENDDKKIEELSQKIIAIEKQNYPNRIPASK